The DNA window TCCATCTAACACAAAATTCAAAGTTCTGATGGCCCTTTTTAATACAGAAGTGTAGGCCAGATCAAAGACGAATCCTTCTTCTTTTAGCAATCTACCAGCCTCTTTAGCCTGAGTTTCTCCCAATTCTGTAAGATCCACATCTTTCCAACCGGTAAATCTATTTTCTTTGTTCCAAAGGCTTTCGCCATGCCTGACTAAAACGAGTTTGATCATATTTTTGAAAAATTTGTACCAAGATAAGGAATGAAATAAACGATTGACACAGAATTTTACTTTTTACTGTCTCAGTTTAAGTTTAATGATAGGATTGCTTTCAATTAATACAGATAGGGGATGAAATATTTTGGTTTTCCTTATTTGGATTTCACGATTCTTCTGACTATCGTCGTATTCTTAGTTTCAATTATTATAAAGTACAAGCCCGGAGATGAGGACTCCAAATTGATTTGATTTTCCTTATTCAATTCTGCTTTGTACAAAGTTTGACCATTGACATCAGTAATTTCTAAATTGCCTGATGGCCTTTTGTCAAAATCTACATGAATAAAATCGTTAAATGGATTTGGATAAACATTGATCTTTAAATTCGCAGCAAGATCGTAGAATACAGAAATTACTCTGGAATATTCGAAGCTGCCATTCGCGTCTATCTGTTTAAGTCTATAGTAGTTTTCACCTTCGTACAGATCATTATCAATTACAGTATAATTTAAAACTTCATTTGAATATCCCGCGGCATCCACACTTTGAATAGAGATCCAATCGAAACTTGAACTACTTTTTTCTACATTAAAATGTGATGTGTTTTTCTCATTAATAGTTTTCCAGTTAATTAGTACCTCATCATTTATCAATTCGGCATTAAAGGCAATTAACTCCAGAGGTAGTGGAGCACCGGCACTGGCACCTATAGCAAATTTTGAAAAAGTAGTATAACCTGTTCTTTGAGCAAAACCATTGCCGGCATCATAAATTCTTCCTGCGGAATCCAATGGAGGCATCAATGTTGTTCCTGCCAATGCATCCCATTCATTGTAATTCGTTGAAGCAGAAGGTCTTTTCAAAATGGTAAAAGCATTATCCAAAGTTCCGTTCAAACCGGTGATATTTTCAACATGAAGACGCAAGCCATAACTTCCACCACTTATTGCACCCACCGGATTTATATCCCATTCTGCATCTTCAAAGATATTTACTATTGCCGGACCATCTGAAGCTATTACCGGATTTAAATTTCCATCCACATTATTTCCAACTTCATTAATGGTTGATACCGATACTTCCAATGCACTTATTCCCGCTGCATTATTATTGATAAATTCCATGAGTTGATAATCTACTGAATTGCCACCTGTTCCAACCGGGAAAGGTATGGTATCGGTATTGACCAAAATACTCTTTCTCACTAAGCCTGTAATAAAACTAGCGGATGAATACCCTGTAATATCAGAGGGGTCTGTACTGCTTAATATTAGCGTATTTCCATTGGCGTCAACTATTCCATCTGTTAGCGTTAATTGATTGGAAATGGTTACATCACCGTCAAGGGATAATTGTGGGCCGGTACCGAAACTATTATTGATTTCTACATTGACATAATTAAAGTTATCACCAGCTCCACCGGTATTTTGAGGGAATGTTTGAGCGTTAGCTGATCCATTAAATTCCAAAGTGGAATTATTATTCATATCCAGGATTCCAAAGTTTGCATTTCTTATAAAATCACCCCCAATAGATAATCTGCTATCATTGTTTAATTCAATTTCTGATTCCCCCGAAGCGATTGCAAAAAATTCAATATTGCCTGAAACATCTAAAGTCGAATTATCATTTAAGCGTGCTATCAAATTATCGGCACTTGAAAAATCGGTATCGATTATAAGATCACCCCCAATTGAGCCACTGCTATTATCATTAAACAAAAATTCAAGATCATCTCCTCCTGTATTGCCATTGTGATCTAAATAAACATTCCCCGTCACATTGAGCTGCGCAGTACTTCCTACCGAATTATTTCCTATGTGAATAAGTATGTCATCTCCACCCTGATGGTTTGCAATTAAATCTCCTGTAATATTGACCTGGGAATTGTCATCAATTAACAAACTCAAATCACCACCAATCAATGTCAGCATAGTCAGTGAATCTCCAACATTTAGCTGTGTGCCGACACCATTTACATTTAGAGTAGTGTTTTCTCCTCCATCATCAAGCTCAAGATCTAAATTATCATTCACTGTAAAACTCACGCCTCCATTAATATTTAAACTTGCATCATCATTTCTTACATCATTTTGTATAAGTAGTGAATTAATAACCACATCGCTTGCCGGGCTATTAACATCAAAGCCATCAATGAGGACCACCGAGCTTGTGCCGGGTTCACAATCACATGTTGCTTCACCGATTCCTATAGTAGACCAGGTACTGCTGTTATTCCAATCTCCATCCAATCTTGCATAAATGTTTATTGGGCTCACGCTAAATCTATAATTGAAATGGTTGATTCCACCACCGTCATTCGTCGCAATTATTTTAGAAGAACTAAATCCGGTTTCGGCGGGATTTGTAACATTATTGATAATAATATCAAAATTTACCCCTTCAGAAATACCGGTAGGAGCATTAAAAATTAATGTATCATTGTTCTGTGTAGTAAATGATGAAATCGCCACGCCATTAAAGGTACTTCCAGCCAATGTTGCAGTAGAAAAGTCTCCATTTGGTAAGACTATTATTATCTGATTGCCTATCGAAATATCAAGTGTTTTGGTGACATCACTTTCTATATTTTGATTGTATGTAAAAACTGTAACTGCAGAAGGGGAATCATCGGTATTGATCAAGGTAGAATTTTCAAAACAAGAATTAGTAGGAGCAGCTTCCGAGCTTACCCTGACATTATCTATGGTCCAATATTCATTAGTGGCATTATTTCGAACCAATGCACGTATTTCAACCTCACAGCCCAATAGATTGTTTGAAACAGCTTTTTCAGGGCCAAAAGGCAAATCATCCTGATGTGTTCCGTTGATTTCAAAATTTTCCCAACTCGCCCCATCCATGCGATATTGAATTCGAATTGAATCTGTAATTTCCAGGGTACCAAATTCACCGTATTCAACTTCCAGTTTTACATTATCATAATTGGAAATATCAATGGTTTCGGTGGTCCAGGCATTTTCAAGAGGTACATTTCTTGCAAGCAGGCCTCTTGCCCCGTCGATCATATAATAATTTTCAACCCGATACGATGTTCCCGATAAAAGATTTTCTAATGTCCAGTCGATGCCGACATCGTTGGAATTATTGTCCACAGCAACGTTGGCATTATCGGCATAGGTCTCAAAATCTTCAAACCAGATGGAGGCGGGCCCGACGGTATAGCTGTAATTAAAATGGTTGATACCGCCCTCATCGTTGACCGCTTCCAGTGAGGCGGTGTATTGATCTTCGGTGGCGGGATTAACGGCACCGATGATAAGGATGTCAAAGGCAGCGCCTTCGGCAACGGTGGAAGGGGCGAGAAACTCCAGGGTGTCGGAGGTCTGGGTGGTAAAAGCGGCGATGGCGTTCCCGTCAAAGGTACTTCCGGCGGTGGTGGCTGAAGAGAAGTCACCGTTGGGCAGGACGATGCGCACCAGGTTACCGGCCGAGACGTCCAGGTCAAGCACGCCATCGGCGGGCACGGTTTGAGAAAAGGTATAATCGGAGGCAGCCGAGGTGCCGGTTTCCGAGACGCTCATGGAGGCGGCGGTGAAACAGGCGTTATTGGTAGCATCCTCAGAGGAGACGCGCACGTTATCAATGGTCCAGTATTCGTTGGTGGCATCACAGGCGGTGGTGACGCGCACTTCGACCTGACAACCGAGCAGTCCGGTGACCGTGGCTTTTTCAGGACCATTAGGCATATCGTTTGAATGGAAGCCGTTGTTGAGGCGGATCCAGGCGGCGCTGTCGAGGCGGTATTCGATGACGATGGAATCGGCGGCTTCCAGGGTACCAAACTCCCCGTATTCCACATCGATGCGCACATTGTCATAGGCGGAGATGTCAATGGATTCGGTGGTCCAGGATTTAGAGATGCCCAGGCCGGTGTTACGAGCGAGCAGGCCCCGTGCCCCGTCGATCATGTAATAGTCTTCAACGCGGAAGGAGGTTCCGGTAAAGCCGATGGGTTCAAGGGTCCAGTCGATGCCGACATCGTTGGAATTATTGTCCACAGCAACGTTGGCATTATCGGCATAGGTCTCAAAATCTTCAAACCAGATGGAGGCGGGCCCGACGGTATAGCTGTAATTAAAATGGTTGATACCGCCCTCATCGTTGACCGCTTCCAGTGAGGCGGTGTATTGATCTTCGGTGGCGGGATTAACGGCACCGATGATAAGGATGTCAAAGGCAGCGCCTTCGGCAACGGTGGAAGGGGCGAGAAACTCCAGGGTGTCGGAGGTCTGGGTGGTAAAAGCGGCGATGGCGTTCCCGTCAAAGGTACTTCCGGCGGTGGTGGCTGAAGAGAAGTCACCGTTGGGCAGGACGATGCGCACCAGGTTACCGGCCGAGACGTCCAGGTCAAGCACGCCATCGGCGGGCACGGTTTGAGAAAAGGTATAATCGGAGGCAGCCGAGGTGCCGGTTTCCGAGACGCTCATGGAGGCGGCGGTGAAACAGGCGTTATTGGTAGCATCCTCAGAGGAGACGCGCACGTTATCAATGGTCCAGTATTCGTTGGTGGCATCACAGGCGGTGGTGACGCGCACTTCGACCTGACAACCGAGCAGTCCGGTGACCGTGGCTTTTTCAGGACCATTAGGCATATCGTTTGAATGGAAGCCGTTGTTGAGGCGGATCCAGGCGGCGCTGTCGAGGCGGTATTCGATGACGATGGAATCGGCGGCTTCCAGGGTACCAAACTCCCCGTATTCCACATCGATGCGCACATTGTCATAGGCGGAGATGTCAATGGATTCGGTGGTCCAGGATTTAGAGATGCCCAGGCCGGTGTTACGAGCGAGCAGGCCCCGTGCCCCGTCGATCATGTAATAGTCTTCAACGCGGAAGGAGGTTCCGGTAAAGCCGATGGGGTCCAGGGTCCAGTCGATGCCGACATCGTTGGAATTATTGTCCACAGCAACGTTGGCATTATCGGCATAAGATTCAAAGTCTTCAAACCAGATGGAGGCGGGCCCGACGGTATAGCTGTAATTAAAATGATTGATACCGCCCTCATCGTTGACCGCTTCCAGTGAGGCGGTGTATTGATCTTCGGTGGCGGGATTGGTAGCCCCGATGATAAGGATGTCAAAGGCAGCGCCTTCGGCAACGGTGGAAGGGGCGAGAAACTCCAGGGTGTCGGAGGTCTGGGTGGTAAAAGCGGCGATGGCGTTCCCGTCAAAGGTACTTCCGGCGGTGGTGGCTGAAGAGAAGTCACCGTTGGGCAGGACGATGCGCACCAGGTTACCGGCCGAGACGTCCAGGTCAAGCACGCCATCGGCGGGCACGGTTTGAGAAAAGGTATAATCGGAGGCAGCCGAGGTGCCGGTTTCCGAGACGCTCATGGAGGCGGCGGTGAAACAGGCGTAGTCAGCAACGCCAAATCCTTCAACCAAAATATCATCAAAGGACCAATATTCATTGGTGGCATCATTTGCAGCAGTAATCCTGATCTCTATAGTGCATCCAAGAATTCCACTAATTGTGGCTGTATCTTGTGATACAACCATATCATCGGACTGGAAACCATTTGTAAAACTTATCCAGGTTCCTCCATCCAGACGGTATTCAATTAAAATCGAATCTGCAGGCTCCAAAGTACCAGTTTCATTGTAAAGAACTGATGCACTTACATTTTCATAGGCAGAAATATCTATGGTTTCACTTTGCCATGTTTTAGAAATGCCTAAACCAGTATTTCTGGCTACGAAAGAGCGAGTTCCATTAATTAAGAATGCATTTTCTACCCGAAATGAAGTTCCGGTCAAACCCATTGCTTCTACTGTCCAATCAATACCTACATCGTTTGTATTATTATCAACTGCGACAGTGGCATTATCAGCATACGTTTCAAAACCTTCAGACCAAATTGTGGTTTGAGCAATACTTACTTCAAAGTTTGTATTAAAAAGTAAAATGAGAATGATAGCTTTAAAAAGCTGCGATTTGGATTTTAAAAAGGTCAAAATAGGATAAAAGGAAGTTTACGTATACAAATGTATACAGTTTAAACTTAATAAGAAACCGCTTTAAAATATGAATCCGGCAAGTAATCCGGTTAATATAATTAGTGGCGAGGGCACTTTGCTGAACATCAACATTAAAAATGTTATAAGTATAACAAGAAGGTTTACGATGTCCATAAATCCGATATTAATAATATCTACCCCAATAGGTTCAAATAAAATTAATGCAGCTGCCACAACCAATCCTGAACTAGCGGCATTAATTCCTTCCAATGAGGCTCTAACCACTCTATACTGTTTTAGTGATTCCCAGAATCGAATAATAAAAAATATCAGAAACGTACCCGGTAAGAAAATACCTAATGCAGCCATTGTAGCTCCTAGTATTTCACCTCCAATGCCCAATTCCCTAAGTGAAAGTGCACCTACAAATGCGCTAAAACTAAAGACAGGTCCGGGAAGCGCCTGAACCATTCCATAACCGGTTAGAAATTCTTCTGAACTTAAATAGTGTTTAAACTCTACAAATTCTGTGTGTAAATATGGTATCAAAACTTGCCCACCTCCAAAAATCAAACTTCCATTCCTATAAAAATTTTCAAAAATTAGAAGTGGTTTATAGGCAAGTAGATTACCCAATAAAGCGGCCAGAATTAATATTCCAAGATATAGGATGAAGTTTTTCCAGTCAATATTTAATTTTTCTTTCTCATCCTGCTTTGGTTGCTGCTGAAATTTCATGGCGGTAATAACTCCACCCGTTAAAAGTAAAATCGGAAATACCCAAGGGGAACGTATGAAATAACTGATTACAGCTGCAATCACCATTAAAGCCCCGCCGAGTTTTGTGTTTATTACTTTTGATGAAATCACATAAGCTGCGTAAGCTACAAAGCCCACTGCCATTGGCTGAATAAATCTCGCAAACTCCATTGAGCGCTGATTTTCATCCAGGTAGGAAATTAAAACACCTGCAGCAGTCATAATGGATACTGCAGGGAAAATCCAAACTAAAAGTGTCAGGTAAGCTAATGTTGCACCACCTTTTTTATATCCTATAGCTGTAATGGTTTGGGTCGAGGTAGGACCAGGAAGAATCTGACACAGTGCAAGCAATTCTAAAAGTTCTTCTTCGGTAACATAGCCCCGTTTTTCCACAAATTGTTTTGTGAACAGCGCTATATGTGCTTGAGGACCCCCAAATGCGGTCAGTGAAAGGCCGAGTACATCTTTAAGAAAAATAAAATATCTGAAGTCCCTTAGCTTGGCCAAAACTTATTTCTTTAAGCCAATTTCTTTTAACCTCTCATTTAAAAATTCACCCGCACTGATGTCATCAAATTGTTTAGGGTTTGATACTGAAACACAAGAATCCAAACAACTCAAATCCATGTCAGATCTTGGATGCATGAAAAATGGTATTGAATATCTGGAAGTTTTCATTTTTTCTTTAGGAGGGTTGACCACCCTGTGAATGGTCGATCGCAAAACACCATTTGTCAGTCTTTCAAGCATATCTCCAACGTTCACAACAATTTGATCTGGAAGGGCCGTAATTGGGATCCATTTATTATCTCTTCTCAAAACCTGCAATCCCTCTGCGCTTGCACCCATTAATAGAGTAATGAGATTAATATCGCCATGTTCTGCTGCCCGAACCGCATCTTCGGGAATTTCTTCGGGATTTTCAATTGGGTAATAATGTATTGGCCTTAAGATTGAATTTCCTTTTTCAACTTTTTGGTCGAAATAGTTTTCATCGAGGTTCAGATATAATGCGATTGCTCTTAGCACCTGTTGTCCAGCGCTTTCCAATGTTTGAAACACATTTATGGAAATATCTTTTAGTTCGGGAATTTCTTTAGGCCAGATATTCACAGGATACGTTTCACTTAAATCTTCCGGAGAGCCCGAAGGCTGACCTACATGATAAAATTCCTTTAAATCTCCTGTATTTCTCCCTTTTGCATGTTCCTGTCCTTTCGGGGTATAGCCTCTTTGTCCGAAAATAGATTTATCGTGATATTTCAATTTTATCTCATCCGGGAGTGAGAAAAACCGCTGATATGCAGCGTATAATTTTTGTGAATCATTTTCTGATAATCCGTGATTTTTAAGGGCTATGAAACCAATATTTGAATAAGCTTCGCCCAATTTTTCAACAAAACTATTTTTTAATGCTTCATCCTTTGACTTAAAATCATTGAGATCCAAAGATGGGATTTCATCGTGAAGAACAGGTGTCATATGAATTTATTCTGAGATAAATTTAAATATAT is part of the Hyphobacterium sp. CCMP332 genome and encodes:
- a CDS encoding T9SS type A sorting domain-containing protein, encoding MTFLKSKSQLFKAIILILLFNTNFEVSIAQTTIWSEGFETYADNATVAVDNNTNDVGIDWTVEAMGLTGTSFRVENAFLINGTRSFVARNTGLGISKTWQSETIDISAYENVSASVLYNETGTLEPADSILIEYRLDGGTWISFTNGFQSDDMVVSQDTATISGILGCTIEIRITAANDATNEYWSFDDILVEGFGVADYACFTAASMSVSETGTSAASDYTFSQTVPADGVLDLDVSAGNLVRIVLPNGDFSSATTAGSTFDGNAIAAFTTQTSDTLEFLAPSTVAEGAAFDILIIGATNPATEDQYTASLEAVNDEGGINHFNYSYTVGPASIWFEDFESYADNANVAVDNNSNDVGIDWTLDPIGFTGTSFRVEDYYMIDGARGLLARNTGLGISKSWTTESIDISAYDNVRIDVEYGEFGTLEAADSIVIEYRLDSAAWIRLNNGFHSNDMPNGPEKATVTGLLGCQVEVRVTTACDATNEYWTIDNVRVSSEDATNNACFTAASMSVSETGTSAASDYTFSQTVPADGVLDLDVSAGNLVRIVLPNGDFSSATTAGSTFDGNAIAAFTTQTSDTLEFLAPSTVAEGAAFDILIIGAVNPATEDQYTASLEAVNDEGGINHFNYSYTVGPASIWFEDFETYADNANVAVDNNSNDVGIDWTLEPIGFTGTSFRVEDYYMIDGARGLLARNTGLGISKSWTTESIDISAYDNVRIDVEYGEFGTLEAADSIVIEYRLDSAAWIRLNNGFHSNDMPNGPEKATVTGLLGCQVEVRVTTACDATNEYWTIDNVRVSSEDATNNACFTAASMSVSETGTSAASDYTFSQTVPADGVLDLDVSAGNLVRIVLPNGDFSSATTAGSTFDGNAIAAFTTQTSDTLEFLAPSTVAEGAAFDILIIGAVNPATEDQYTASLEAVNDEGGINHFNYSYTVGPASIWFEDFETYADNANVAVDNNSNDVGIDWTLENLLSGTSYRVENYYMIDGARGLLARNVPLENAWTTETIDISNYDNVKLEVEYGEFGTLEITDSIRIQYRMDGASWENFEINGTHQDDLPFGPEKAVSNNLLGCEVEIRALVRNNATNEYWTIDNVRVSSEAAPTNSCFENSTLINTDDSPSAVTVFTYNQNIESDVTKTLDISIGNQIIIVLPNGDFSTATLAGSTFNGVAISSFTTQNNDTLIFNAPTGISEGVNFDIIINNVTNPAETGFSSSKIIATNDGGGINHFNYRFSVSPINIYARLDGDWNNSSTWSTIGIGEATCDCEPGTSSVVLIDGFDVNSPASDVVINSLLIQNDVRNDDASLNINGGVSFTVNDNLDLELDDGGENTTLNVNGVGTQLNVGDSLTMLTLIGGDLSLLIDDNSQVNITGDLIANHQGGDDILIHIGNNSVGSTAQLNVTGNVYLDHNGNTGGDDLEFLFNDNSSGSIGGDLIIDTDFSSADNLIARLNDNSTLDVSGNIEFFAIASGESEIELNNDSRLSIGGDFIRNANFGILDMNNNSTLEFNGSANAQTFPQNTGGAGDNFNYVNVEINNSFGTGPQLSLDGDVTISNQLTLTDGIVDANGNTLILSSTDPSDITGYSSASFITGLVRKSILVNTDTIPFPVGTGGNSVDYQLMEFINNNAAGISALEVSVSTINEVGNNVDGNLNPVIASDGPAIVNIFEDAEWDINPVGAISGGSYGLRLHVENITGLNGTLDNAFTILKRPSASTNYNEWDALAGTTLMPPLDSAGRIYDAGNGFAQRTGYTTFSKFAIGASAGAPLPLELIAFNAELINDEVLINWKTINEKNTSHFNVEKSSSSFDWISIQSVDAAGYSNEVLNYTVIDNDLYEGENYYRLKQIDANGSFEYSRVISVFYDLAANLKINVYPNPFNDFIHVDFDKRPSGNLEITDVNGQTLYKAELNKENQINLESSSPGLYFIIIETKNTTIVRRIVKSK
- the chrA gene encoding chromate efflux transporter, translating into MAKLRDFRYFIFLKDVLGLSLTAFGGPQAHIALFTKQFVEKRGYVTEEELLELLALCQILPGPTSTQTITAIGYKKGGATLAYLTLLVWIFPAVSIMTAAGVLISYLDENQRSMEFARFIQPMAVGFVAYAAYVISSKVINTKLGGALMVIAAVISYFIRSPWVFPILLLTGGVITAMKFQQQPKQDEKEKLNIDWKNFILYLGILILAALLGNLLAYKPLLIFENFYRNGSLIFGGGQVLIPYLHTEFVEFKHYLSSEEFLTGYGMVQALPGPVFSFSAFVGALSLRELGIGGEILGATMAALGIFLPGTFLIFFIIRFWESLKQYRVVRASLEGINAASSGLVVAAALILFEPIGVDIINIGFMDIVNLLVILITFLMLMFSKVPSPLIILTGLLAGFIF
- a CDS encoding isopenicillin N synthase family oxygenase, producing the protein MTPVLHDEIPSLDLNDFKSKDEALKNSFVEKLGEAYSNIGFIALKNHGLSENDSQKLYAAYQRFFSLPDEIKLKYHDKSIFGQRGYTPKGQEHAKGRNTGDLKEFYHVGQPSGSPEDLSETYPVNIWPKEIPELKDISINVFQTLESAGQQVLRAIALYLNLDENYFDQKVEKGNSILRPIHYYPIENPEEIPEDAVRAAEHGDINLITLLMGASAEGLQVLRRDNKWIPITALPDQIVVNVGDMLERLTNGVLRSTIHRVVNPPKEKMKTSRYSIPFFMHPRSDMDLSCLDSCVSVSNPKQFDDISAGEFLNERLKEIGLKK